A portion of the Natronococcus sp. AD-5 genome contains these proteins:
- the glmS gene encoding glutamine--fructose-6-phosphate transaminase (isomerizing), with amino-acid sequence MCGIIGRVGDGNALETLLAGLENLEYRGYDSAGVAVQNGSGIDVQKRSGKVETLIESIEDEPLEGAVGIGHTRWSTHGPPTDENAHPHTDSTEDVAVVHNGIIENYAELRGRLRTSGYEFTSDTDTEVVPHLIQYYLDEGLENEAAFRRAIEELEGSYAITAMLSGEHVLYAARQGSPLVVGIEDGEYFLASDVPAFLEYTDSVVYLEDGDVVVVDGDGVEFTDLEGNPVDREPETVEWDPEEAGKGEYDHFMLKEIHEQPTSLAQAIEGRIDPENGRIALADFGPGTFADVSSVQFVACGTSYHAALYGSLSLNRAGVHSTALLANEYGVAAPPVDGETLVVAVTQSGETADTLSALRRANANGAYTVTVTNVVGSTAAREADDALFIRAGPEIGVAATKTFSSQAVMLTLLGQRIAADRWGEPTADLESLLPDLAAMPDEIDRVLESSDAASIADRYRGSQSYFFIGRGLGYPVALEGALKFKEITYEHAEGFAAGELKHGPLALVTPETPVFVVFTGDEDEKTLNNAEEAQTRGAPLIAICPPDHPALEIADAHLEISDTDEALAGLLANVQLQLVSYYAADLLERPIDKPRNLAKSVTVE; translated from the coding sequence AGAAGCGCTCAGGGAAAGTCGAGACGCTGATCGAATCGATCGAGGACGAGCCGCTCGAGGGGGCCGTCGGAATCGGGCACACCCGCTGGAGCACCCACGGGCCGCCGACCGACGAGAACGCCCACCCCCACACCGACAGCACCGAAGACGTGGCCGTCGTCCACAACGGCATCATCGAGAACTACGCGGAGCTCCGGGGTCGCCTGCGGACGAGCGGTTACGAGTTTACGAGCGACACCGACACCGAGGTCGTCCCGCACCTCATCCAGTACTATCTCGACGAGGGACTCGAGAACGAGGCGGCGTTCCGGCGGGCGATCGAGGAACTGGAGGGCAGTTACGCGATCACGGCGATGCTCTCCGGCGAACACGTCCTCTACGCGGCCCGGCAGGGCTCGCCGCTCGTCGTCGGCATCGAGGACGGCGAGTACTTCCTCGCGAGCGACGTTCCCGCCTTCCTCGAGTACACCGACAGCGTCGTCTACCTCGAGGACGGCGACGTCGTCGTCGTCGACGGGGACGGCGTCGAGTTCACGGACCTCGAGGGGAACCCGGTCGACCGCGAGCCCGAGACCGTCGAGTGGGACCCCGAAGAAGCCGGCAAGGGCGAGTACGACCACTTCATGCTCAAGGAGATCCACGAGCAGCCGACGTCGCTCGCCCAGGCGATCGAGGGCCGGATCGACCCCGAGAACGGCCGGATCGCGCTGGCCGACTTCGGTCCGGGCACGTTCGCGGACGTCTCGAGCGTCCAGTTCGTCGCCTGTGGCACGTCCTACCACGCCGCGCTGTACGGCTCGCTCTCGCTCAACCGGGCCGGCGTTCACTCGACCGCGCTCCTCGCCAACGAGTACGGCGTCGCCGCGCCGCCGGTCGACGGCGAGACCCTCGTGGTCGCCGTCACCCAGAGCGGCGAGACCGCCGACACCCTGAGCGCGCTTCGCCGGGCCAACGCGAACGGCGCGTACACGGTGACGGTCACGAACGTCGTCGGCTCGACCGCCGCCCGCGAAGCCGACGACGCACTCTTCATTCGCGCGGGGCCGGAGATCGGCGTCGCCGCGACCAAGACGTTCTCCTCGCAGGCCGTGATGCTCACGCTGCTCGGACAGCGCATCGCCGCCGACCGGTGGGGCGAACCGACCGCCGACCTCGAGTCGCTGCTCCCGGATCTCGCGGCGATGCCCGACGAGATCGATCGGGTGCTCGAATCGTCGGACGCCGCGTCGATCGCCGACCGTTACCGGGGGAGCCAGTCGTACTTCTTCATCGGACGCGGCCTCGGCTACCCGGTCGCGCTCGAGGGCGCGCTGAAGTTCAAGGAGATCACCTACGAGCACGCCGAGGGGTTCGCCGCCGGCGAACTCAAACACGGCCCGCTCGCGCTGGTGACGCCGGAGACGCCGGTGTTCGTCGTCTTCACCGGCGACGAGGACGAGAAGACGCTGAACAACGCCGAGGAAGCGCAGACCCGCGGCGCGCCGCTTATCGCGATCTGTCCGCCGGACCACCCGGCGCTCGAGATCGCGGACGCCCACCTCGAGATCTCCGATACGGACGAGGCGCTCGCCGGACTGCTCGCGAACGTCCAGCTGCAGTTGGTCTCCTATTACGCCGCGGACCTGCTGGAACGGCCGATCGACAAGCCGCGGAACCTGGCGAAGAGCGTGACCGTCGAGTAA
- the glmU gene encoding bifunctional sugar-1-phosphate nucleotidylyltransferase/acetyltransferase produces the protein MKAVVLAAGEGTRIRPLSASVPKPMLPVADRPLAAHTVDAAVDAGADEIILVIGYEAETVEEYFGTEYRGVPVSYAIQEEQAGTAHAVNAASDHLEGPFAVLNGDNLYDQEAIDRLFTECPAVCAIEVENPRSYGVLSTNDGAVTDIVEKPADPPTNLANAGAYAFPAEAKEWLDVPASERGEHEITDVLAKVIDQFTVSPVTLERWMDVGRPWELLEANEWKLGELEGRVDGDVSDAAHLEGNVVVEEGATVKPGALIEGPALIRSGATVGPNAYVRGATLIEEGATVGNAVEVKNSVVSRDASVSHLSYVGDSVLGRDVNFGAGTTVANLRHDDGDVKFTVKGDRVSTNRRKFGVVVGDGAKTGINTSLTPGLKLDSGATTMPGEVIERDR, from the coding sequence ATGAAAGCTGTCGTTCTCGCAGCAGGAGAAGGGACGCGGATTCGACCGCTCTCCGCGTCAGTGCCGAAACCGATGTTGCCCGTCGCCGACCGCCCCCTCGCCGCCCACACCGTCGACGCCGCCGTCGACGCCGGCGCGGACGAGATCATTCTCGTCATCGGCTACGAAGCCGAGACGGTCGAGGAGTACTTCGGCACCGAGTACCGCGGCGTGCCCGTCTCGTACGCGATTCAGGAGGAACAGGCCGGGACGGCACACGCCGTCAACGCCGCCAGCGACCACCTCGAGGGCCCCTTCGCCGTGCTGAACGGCGACAACCTCTACGACCAGGAAGCGATCGACCGGCTCTTCACGGAGTGTCCGGCCGTCTGTGCGATCGAGGTCGAGAACCCGCGCAGCTACGGCGTGCTCAGCACGAACGACGGCGCGGTCACCGACATCGTCGAGAAACCGGCGGACCCGCCGACGAATCTCGCGAACGCGGGCGCCTACGCGTTCCCGGCGGAGGCAAAGGAGTGGCTCGACGTGCCGGCGAGCGAACGCGGCGAACACGAGATCACGGACGTGCTCGCGAAAGTGATCGACCAGTTCACCGTCTCGCCGGTCACGCTCGAGCGCTGGATGGACGTCGGCCGCCCCTGGGAGCTGCTCGAGGCGAACGAGTGGAAGCTGGGCGAACTCGAGGGGCGCGTCGACGGCGACGTGAGCGACGCGGCTCACCTGGAGGGGAACGTGGTCGTCGAAGAGGGTGCGACCGTCAAGCCCGGCGCCCTGATCGAGGGACCGGCGCTGATCCGGTCGGGTGCGACGGTCGGGCCGAACGCGTACGTTCGCGGCGCGACGCTGATCGAAGAAGGGGCGACGGTCGGGAACGCAGTCGAAGTGAAAAACAGCGTCGTCTCGCGCGACGCGTCGGTCAGTCACCTCTCGTACGTCGGTGATAGCGTCCTCGGGCGGGACGTCAACTTCGGCGCGGGGACGACCGTCGCCAACCTCCGACACGACGACGGCGACGTGAAGTTCACCGTCAAGGGCGACCGGGTCTCGACGAACCGCCGAAAGTTCGGCGTGGTCGTCGGCGACGGCGCCAAGACCGGAATTAACACGAGCCTGACGCCGGGGCTAAAACTCGACAGCGGTGCGACGACGATGCCCGGCGAAGTCATCGAACGCGACCGCTAG
- a CDS encoding DUF7563 family protein: MSTEPTDVKWTPMSSGQQTTSPRCVNCGHQVTRQFARVFGDNRDVVHACPECATYREMKTSDFIPEERR, encoded by the coding sequence ATGTCGACGGAACCAACCGACGTGAAGTGGACTCCGATGTCGTCCGGGCAGCAAACGACTTCCCCGCGCTGCGTCAACTGCGGCCACCAGGTAACCCGGCAGTTCGCCCGGGTCTTCGGCGACAATCGGGACGTCGTCCACGCGTGTCCCGAGTGTGCGACGTACCGGGAGATGAAGACGTCCGACTTTATTCCGGAAGAGCGCCGATAG
- the glmM gene encoding phosphoglucosamine mutase: protein MFGTSGIRGTVGTDVTAELALSVGRAVASDGYERVVVGRDVRDSGRTLVDALAAGLQECGSDVLEVGVEATPTIARSIAHLEADAGIVITASHNPKTDNGIKLWTPSGKAFGPEKRASISRRVREADYDLADWDGQGIRERREHVREYHAARLEGAVELEGEPSVVVDIGNGAGTVTAAVLSRLGCTVRTLNGQPDGSFPGRPSEPNRETLGTLMTVVEGTDADLGIAHDGDADRMMAVDETGTFVPKDALLALFAREAAGDGDRVAAPVDTSLAVDDALSAAGASLTRTQVGDVYVAERTTEDGVVFGGEPSGAWIWPEETRCPDGPLAACKLVELVSADRPLSALAGEIEQYPIRRTSIEVADKGAVMDAVGTAVSDRYGDVDTLDGVRVETDDGWFLIRASGTEPVVRVTAEARDESDADAVFETATGIVRSVADAGHPPE from the coding sequence ATGTTCGGGACCAGTGGTATTCGTGGAACCGTCGGAACGGACGTTACGGCCGAACTCGCGCTGTCCGTCGGCCGCGCGGTCGCGTCCGACGGCTACGAGCGCGTCGTCGTCGGACGCGACGTCCGCGACAGCGGACGAACCCTCGTCGACGCGCTCGCTGCGGGCCTCCAGGAGTGCGGCTCCGACGTCCTCGAGGTCGGCGTCGAGGCGACGCCGACGATCGCCCGGTCGATCGCCCACCTCGAGGCGGACGCGGGGATCGTCATCACGGCGTCGCACAACCCGAAGACCGACAACGGAATCAAGCTCTGGACGCCCTCGGGGAAGGCGTTCGGTCCCGAGAAACGGGCGTCGATCTCCCGTCGCGTCCGCGAGGCCGACTACGACCTGGCCGACTGGGACGGGCAGGGCATCAGAGAGCGCCGCGAACACGTCCGCGAGTACCACGCAGCCCGACTCGAGGGGGCGGTCGAACTCGAGGGGGAACCGAGCGTCGTCGTCGACATCGGAAACGGAGCCGGGACCGTTACGGCCGCGGTGCTGTCCCGGCTCGGCTGTACGGTCCGGACGCTGAACGGACAGCCGGACGGTTCGTTCCCGGGCCGGCCGAGCGAGCCGAACCGGGAGACGCTCGGGACGCTCATGACCGTCGTCGAGGGAACGGACGCGGATCTCGGAATCGCTCACGACGGCGACGCGGATCGGATGATGGCCGTCGACGAAACCGGGACCTTCGTCCCGAAGGACGCGCTGCTCGCCCTGTTCGCCCGCGAAGCAGCGGGCGACGGCGACCGAGTTGCGGCGCCCGTCGACACGAGCCTCGCGGTCGACGACGCGCTGTCGGCGGCCGGCGCCTCGCTCACCCGGACGCAGGTCGGGGACGTTTACGTGGCGGAGCGAACGACCGAGGACGGCGTCGTCTTCGGCGGCGAACCGAGCGGCGCGTGGATCTGGCCCGAGGAGACCCGCTGTCCCGACGGGCCGCTGGCCGCCTGCAAACTCGTCGAACTGGTCTCGGCCGACAGACCGCTGTCGGCGCTCGCCGGCGAAATCGAGCAGTATCCGATTCGACGGACGTCGATCGAGGTCGCGGACAAGGGCGCCGTCATGGACGCGGTGGGAACGGCGGTCAGCGACCGATACGGCGATGTCGATACCTTAGACGGCGTGCGCGTCGAAACGGACGACGGCTGGTTCCTCATTCGCGCGAGCGGAACCGAACCGGTGGTACGGGTGACGGCGGAAGCGCGAGACGAGTCCGACGCAGACGCGGTGTTCGAGACCGCGACGGGTATCGTACGGAGCGTGGCGGACGCGGGTCACCCCCCCGAGTGA
- a CDS encoding MarR family transcriptional regulator, translating to MSATEQDVKGGSEADAVVSELPPSSKLVYKVLEYEGSMTQEEIAAESRLCPRTVRYALGKLEDRDLVASRVSLADARQSKYWIEE from the coding sequence ATGAGTGCGACGGAACAGGACGTCAAAGGCGGATCGGAGGCGGACGCCGTCGTATCCGAGCTCCCGCCCAGTTCGAAGCTCGTCTACAAGGTCCTCGAGTACGAGGGATCGATGACCCAGGAGGAAATCGCGGCCGAATCGCGGCTCTGTCCGCGAACCGTCCGGTACGCGCTCGGCAAACTCGAGGACCGCGACCTGGTCGCCAGCCGGGTCAGCCTCGCGGACGCGCGCCAGTCGAAGTACTGGATCGAGGAGTAG
- a CDS encoding lipid II:glycine glycyltransferase FemX — protein sequence MSVDITVLDPDADADEWNRYVERSDGTNPFSRAEAVRLQAEDTGTTPYLLTGFKGQEAVGIFPIFEYSKGPITGAFSPAPRSWSCYLGPSLLNVDKLKQRKADRRIQQFLEGCIEWIDGAISPQYAKFVAAEFDDVRPFVWSEYDVEPGYTYVVDLEGSEEALLKRFSGDARNNIRNADEDAYVVEEGDNDDVERIVEQVANRYENQGRSFQLNPDFARAVHRRLPDGAIRPYVCRVDGEFVGGILVVESQTTRYRWQGGVKPDTGIDLPINDLLDWHVMRDGLRDGLDYYDLVGAGVPSINRYKAKFNPRLETNYTITSGSFGLDLLIDRYRKLR from the coding sequence ATGAGCGTCGACATCACCGTCCTCGATCCGGACGCGGACGCCGACGAGTGGAACCGCTACGTCGAGCGATCCGACGGGACGAATCCGTTCAGTCGAGCGGAAGCCGTCCGACTGCAGGCCGAGGACACCGGCACGACGCCGTACCTGCTCACCGGGTTCAAGGGTCAGGAGGCCGTCGGGATCTTTCCGATCTTCGAGTACTCCAAGGGACCGATCACCGGCGCGTTCTCGCCCGCGCCCCGGTCGTGGTCCTGTTACCTCGGCCCGTCGCTACTGAACGTCGACAAGCTCAAACAGCGCAAGGCGGACCGGCGCATCCAGCAGTTCCTCGAGGGCTGTATCGAGTGGATCGACGGCGCGATTTCGCCCCAGTACGCGAAGTTCGTCGCCGCGGAGTTCGACGACGTCCGTCCGTTCGTCTGGAGCGAGTACGACGTCGAGCCGGGGTACACCTACGTCGTCGACCTCGAGGGCTCGGAAGAAGCGCTCCTGAAACGGTTCAGCGGCGACGCCAGGAACAACATCCGGAACGCCGACGAGGACGCCTACGTTGTCGAGGAGGGCGACAACGACGACGTCGAGCGCATCGTCGAGCAGGTCGCCAACCGCTACGAGAACCAGGGTCGGTCGTTCCAGTTGAACCCCGACTTCGCTCGTGCGGTCCACAGGCGCCTCCCCGACGGCGCGATCAGGCCGTACGTCTGCCGGGTCGACGGCGAGTTCGTCGGCGGCATCCTGGTCGTCGAGTCGCAGACGACGCGGTACCGCTGGCAGGGCGGAGTCAAGCCGGATACCGGGATCGACCTCCCGATCAACGACCTGCTCGACTGGCACGTCATGCGCGACGGGCTCCGGGACGGTCTCGACTACTACGACCTCGTCGGCGCGGGCGTTCCGAGCATCAACCGGTACAAGGCGAAGTTCAATCCGCGGCTCGAGACCAACTACACGATCACGTCCGGTTCGTTCGGGCTCGACCTGCTGATCGACCGGTACCGGAAGCTCCGCTAG
- a CDS encoding alkaline phosphatase family protein → MDGSNDGSDFRLLVIGLDAGCRPVLEPLFEAGEIPTLQRLFETGTSGPLESQIPPWTASAWPSMYTGKNPGKHGVFDFLSFDGYDWNVVNATHVRERPVWELLSEHGISSVVVNLPVTHPAREFDGALIPGMTAPEDPDCHPEGILEDVEKACGDYRIYPQSGPEPDRSIEGYERTVELRGKAFRYLCRRFEPEFGFLQFQQTDSIFHERPGERAVVEAVYREVDRQIAETIERHDPENVLIVSDHGMGRVTGREFRINERLRDDGYLTGRSGGDGMPDWSRAWENDLLEGEDAGEHEVTPLERVMNVAAKFGITTQRVANALDLVGLKEPIGRRVPNDVIRAASTQVDFPNSRAYVRSKSELGVRINLEGREPNGRVPHAEYEAVRAELVEELSAVRTPDGEPVFDSVEPREHYFSGPFLDNGPDIVTVPAGFDNAIVADLDQPQFGEPMEPWNHKRTGVVAAAGSAFDETASLEGATIFDVAPTICSLFDVPIDAEMDGTTLPVVEESAVTRYPAYEPEPITVTDDAAVEDRLSDLGYL, encoded by the coding sequence ATGGATGGTTCGAACGACGGAAGCGACTTTCGTCTCCTCGTCATCGGCCTCGACGCCGGCTGTCGTCCGGTTCTCGAGCCGCTGTTCGAGGCCGGGGAGATTCCGACGTTGCAACGACTGTTCGAGACGGGGACCAGCGGACCGCTCGAGTCGCAGATCCCGCCGTGGACGGCCAGCGCCTGGCCTTCGATGTACACCGGGAAGAACCCCGGCAAACACGGCGTCTTCGATTTCCTCTCGTTCGACGGTTACGACTGGAACGTGGTCAACGCGACGCACGTTCGCGAACGCCCCGTCTGGGAACTCCTGAGCGAGCACGGGATCTCGAGCGTCGTCGTCAACCTCCCCGTCACGCATCCGGCGCGGGAGTTCGACGGCGCGTTGATCCCGGGGATGACCGCACCCGAGGACCCGGACTGTCACCCCGAGGGAATCCTCGAGGACGTCGAAAAGGCCTGCGGCGACTACCGAATCTACCCCCAGAGCGGTCCCGAGCCGGATCGATCGATCGAGGGGTACGAACGGACGGTCGAACTTCGCGGGAAGGCGTTCCGGTACCTCTGTCGGCGCTTCGAACCCGAGTTCGGCTTCCTCCAGTTCCAGCAGACCGACTCGATCTTCCACGAGCGCCCGGGCGAGAGGGCGGTCGTCGAGGCCGTCTACCGCGAGGTGGATCGCCAGATCGCGGAGACGATCGAGCGCCACGATCCGGAGAACGTGCTGATCGTCAGCGACCACGGCATGGGAAGAGTCACCGGTCGCGAGTTCCGGATCAACGAACGCCTTCGAGACGACGGGTATCTCACCGGACGGAGCGGCGGCGACGGGATGCCCGACTGGTCGCGAGCCTGGGAGAACGACCTCCTCGAGGGCGAGGACGCGGGCGAGCACGAAGTGACTCCGCTCGAGCGGGTGATGAACGTCGCCGCGAAATTCGGAATCACCACCCAGCGAGTTGCCAACGCGCTCGACCTGGTCGGGCTGAAAGAACCGATCGGTCGCCGCGTGCCGAACGACGTGATCCGGGCGGCCAGTACGCAGGTCGACTTCCCGAACTCTCGGGCGTACGTCCGCTCGAAGAGCGAACTCGGCGTCCGGATCAACCTCGAGGGACGCGAGCCGAACGGCCGGGTGCCACACGCCGAGTACGAGGCCGTCCGCGCGGAGCTCGTCGAGGAGCTGTCGGCGGTTCGGACGCCCGACGGCGAGCCGGTGTTCGACTCGGTCGAACCGCGGGAGCACTACTTCAGCGGCCCGTTCCTCGACAACGGTCCCGACATCGTGACCGTTCCCGCCGGGTTCGACAACGCGATCGTGGCAGATCTCGACCAGCCGCAGTTCGGCGAACCGATGGAGCCCTGGAACCACAAGCGGACCGGCGTCGTCGCGGCCGCCGGTTCGGCGTTCGACGAGACGGCGTCGCTCGAGGGCGCGACGATCTTCGACGTCGCGCCGACGATCTGCTCGCTGTTCGACGTCCCGATCGACGCCGAGATGGACGGGACGACCCTGCCGGTCGTCGAGGAGAGCGCCGTGACCAGATACCCGGCCTACGAGCCGGAGCCGATCACCGTAACCGACGATGCGGCCGTCGAGGATCGGCTCTCCGACCTGGGGTACCTCTGA
- a CDS encoding DegT/DnrJ/EryC1/StrS family aminotransferase — MIETLSLLLCVLAGRSTGLESSGPTGIEAFVEQHARDVTYYGSGKAALRDGLASIAEPGQNVLVPAYLPDAVVEPFCELGLEPRRYRIKETLAPDLADVERRIDADTVAVMSVNYFGFPQPGLDELTALIDEHGCYHIDDNAHAPLSVVDGTLLGTRGDLGITSLRKLLPIPDGALLYCNSDGVRERFEPSSLSGVHERFDASDCQFVAKSLAVDVFSADDRVRRSVDALVTGRRNSLAAANPADRYEAGKRPMSKLSARVVDNSDPKAIRSARRENYRTWRRVLASRDDLEVRWESLPDGICPQVFPVRTRDPERFLAELEGVGMRGAHTWPRLAESVRTDPTYETSTALARETVVLPVQQCVDPSSIRAVGEKLRR, encoded by the coding sequence ATGATAGAAACGCTCTCCTTGCTCCTCTGCGTTCTCGCGGGACGATCGACCGGTCTCGAGTCGTCCGGTCCGACCGGCATCGAGGCGTTCGTCGAGCAGCACGCACGCGACGTCACGTACTACGGTTCGGGGAAGGCGGCGCTCCGAGACGGCCTGGCCTCGATCGCCGAACCCGGACAGAACGTCCTCGTTCCCGCGTACCTTCCCGACGCGGTCGTCGAGCCGTTTTGCGAACTCGGACTCGAGCCGCGACGTTACCGAATCAAGGAAACCCTCGCTCCGGACCTGGCCGACGTCGAGCGCCGGATCGACGCCGACACGGTCGCCGTCATGTCGGTCAACTACTTCGGCTTTCCCCAGCCCGGGCTCGACGAGCTCACCGCGCTGATCGACGAGCACGGGTGTTACCACATCGACGACAACGCTCACGCGCCGCTCAGCGTCGTCGACGGCACCCTGCTCGGCACGCGCGGAGATCTGGGAATAACCAGCCTCCGGAAGCTCCTCCCGATCCCGGACGGGGCGCTGCTCTACTGTAACAGCGACGGCGTCCGCGAGCGATTCGAACCGTCGTCGCTCTCGGGCGTCCACGAGCGGTTCGACGCCAGCGACTGCCAGTTCGTCGCCAAGTCCCTCGCCGTCGACGTGTTCAGCGCGGACGACAGGGTTCGTCGGTCGGTCGACGCGCTCGTCACCGGCCGTCGGAATTCGCTCGCAGCGGCGAATCCGGCCGACCGGTACGAGGCCGGGAAACGACCCATGTCGAAGCTCTCGGCGCGCGTCGTCGATAATTCCGACCCGAAAGCGATCCGGTCCGCTCGACGAGAGAACTACCGGACCTGGCGACGGGTGCTCGCGTCGCGGGACGATCTCGAGGTTCGCTGGGAGTCGCTACCCGACGGAATCTGCCCGCAGGTCTTTCCCGTTCGAACGCGCGACCCGGAACGATTTCTCGCGGAACTCGAGGGGGTGGGGATGCGCGGCGCCCACACCTGGCCGCGACTCGCCGAGTCCGTCCGCACGGACCCGACCTACGAGACGTCGACGGCCCTCGCTCGAGAGACCGTCGTTCTCCCGGTCCAGCAGTGCGTCGATCCGTCGTCGATCAGGG